One Synechococcus sp. MU1617 DNA window includes the following coding sequences:
- the rlmD gene encoding 23S rRNA (uracil(1939)-C(5))-methyltransferase RlmD: MDKVDSPNSSEPRPGLTIELEAVDLDRDGKGLARWNNWVIVVPNLLPGERATVQLQQRQKSRWLSRRVDQISFSEDRRRPPCILADDCGGCTLQRLDDPAQTRWKAQQIQQTMQRIGGIDVAPAATLVDDERCFGYRNRALIPLKRDQNGRLKAGYFRPKTHKIVNLNHCPVLDPRLDALVEPLKQDLDAGGWPADHDLLEAQGLRHLGLRLASATGDVLITLISSHAQLRGLEDLAQSWVQRWPAVKGVCLNLQPKANNLVLGRTTHCLAGVPTIEDKFCGIKLSLSSTTFVQVNTPQAERIVQLLSDWLSLQCAGGRVVDAYCGVGTIALPLAKAGFVVQGLELNPDSVEQARLNAMHNGLSSRCAFHAGDVADLLAAQLEDCQALVLDPPRRGLDRRVVDSILEHPPGVLAYLSCDPATQARDLKALLHPSGPYELEMLQPVDFFPQTTHLESLALLKRISS; encoded by the coding sequence ATGGACAAAGTCGACAGCCCGAACAGCAGTGAACCTCGGCCGGGGCTCACCATCGAGCTCGAGGCTGTTGACCTGGACCGCGACGGCAAGGGTCTGGCCCGTTGGAACAACTGGGTGATTGTTGTTCCCAATCTCTTGCCGGGGGAGCGCGCCACGGTTCAGCTGCAGCAACGCCAAAAGTCGCGCTGGTTGAGCCGACGGGTGGATCAGATCTCGTTTTCCGAAGATCGGCGCCGCCCACCCTGCATCCTTGCCGATGACTGCGGTGGTTGCACCCTGCAACGCCTGGATGACCCCGCCCAAACCCGTTGGAAAGCCCAGCAGATTCAACAGACCATGCAGCGAATCGGGGGCATTGATGTTGCTCCCGCGGCAACTCTTGTTGATGACGAACGCTGTTTTGGTTACCGCAATAGAGCCCTGATCCCGCTGAAGCGGGACCAGAACGGCCGGCTGAAAGCCGGCTACTTCCGACCGAAGACCCACAAGATCGTCAACCTGAACCACTGTCCGGTGCTCGATCCACGCCTGGACGCGTTGGTGGAACCACTCAAGCAAGATCTGGATGCAGGGGGGTGGCCGGCCGACCATGACCTGCTCGAAGCCCAGGGCCTGCGTCACCTCGGGCTTCGTCTGGCCAGCGCCACTGGCGATGTGCTGATCACCTTGATCAGCAGCCATGCCCAGCTTCGAGGCCTTGAGGACCTCGCGCAGAGCTGGGTGCAGCGTTGGCCCGCGGTGAAAGGGGTCTGTCTCAACCTTCAACCCAAGGCCAACAACCTGGTTCTCGGTCGAACCACCCATTGCCTGGCAGGTGTTCCCACGATCGAGGACAAGTTCTGCGGCATCAAGCTCTCCCTCAGCAGCACCACCTTTGTTCAGGTGAACACGCCGCAGGCGGAACGGATTGTTCAGCTGCTCAGCGACTGGCTTTCGCTTCAGTGCGCCGGCGGACGTGTGGTCGATGCCTATTGCGGCGTGGGGACCATTGCCCTGCCCCTGGCCAAAGCCGGTTTTGTTGTTCAAGGTCTGGAACTGAACCCTGACTCGGTGGAGCAGGCCCGGCTGAATGCCATGCACAACGGCCTCTCCTCCCGCTGTGCATTTCATGCAGGCGATGTGGCAGACCTCCTCGCTGCTCAGCTGGAGGACTGTCAGGCACTCGTGCTGGATCCACCGCGCCGGGGTCTTGATCGTCGCGTGGTGGACAGCATCCTTGAGCACCCCCCTGGCGTGCTGGCCTACCTCAGCTGTGACCCTGCCACCCAGGCGCGGGATCTGAAAGCACTGCTCCACCCATCAGGCCCCTACGAGCTGGAGATGCTCCAGCCCGTGGACTTCTTCCCCCAGACAACGCACCTTGAGTCGTTGGCGCTGCTGAAACGGATCAGCTCCTGA
- the pheT gene encoding phenylalanine--tRNA ligase subunit beta, with protein sequence MRVSISWLKQLVQVNESVDDLSERLSMAGFEVDDVDDLSARAQGVVVGHVLERDKHPNADKLSVCSVDVGAQEPIQIVCGASNVRAGIHVPVAMVGATLPAVGLTIKAGELRGVASNGMICSLTELGLTDQSDGIAILDELQESLPPTGAPVAPLLGLDDTVLELAITANRPDGLSMVGIAREVAALTGGSLSLPELDLNPSSTPLNTELDGCFYSITRIEGVDGSKPSPNWLQQRLERGGVKSVNAVVDVTNLVMLEQGQPLHAFDADALEQLTGQPVDAKSFAVRPARDGEIFVGLDDQKRSLDSRVQVVTCHDRPVAIAGVLGSLESGVTAKTRNIWLESALFAAPRVRQSARALGLRTDASSRFEKGLPVEMTLPCSARASALLSQEFSCAEKGRWVGGTGPAEAAAVLLRRSALHQLLGPLDAADGPEDLDDSSIENCLSALGCQLSAHEQGWQVVAPPSRRQDLQREVDLIEEVARLVGFDRFEAHLPDPLEPGALTPRQQAERRLRQLFCATGLQEVTTLSLVPGSEQEQRIAISNPLLADTSHLRTNLWEEHLQICVRNLKASQRGCSVFEIGNTYSGSPEAVSQTAVLGGVICGDRRLSTWATSGKPQAPDYFQARGVLTRVMEALQLELSDRRLIDDARLHPGRAATLVLEGRPLGCFGQLHPAVAEELDLPEATYLFELDLVRLLDAATRSNRWTPSFKPYPTVPFSERDLAVVVDRSSAAADLIQAIRKAGKPLLEQVELVDRFEGEQLGDNKVSQAFRLRYRGKNETLTDDKIQPVHDKVRAALSKQFQAELRS encoded by the coding sequence ATGCGGGTATCCATCTCCTGGCTGAAACAGCTGGTCCAGGTGAATGAGTCCGTGGACGATCTCTCCGAGCGCCTGTCGATGGCGGGCTTTGAGGTGGACGACGTTGATGACCTCAGCGCCCGGGCCCAGGGCGTTGTGGTCGGCCACGTGCTGGAGCGGGATAAACACCCCAATGCCGACAAGCTGAGCGTCTGCAGCGTGGATGTCGGAGCTCAGGAGCCAATTCAGATCGTCTGTGGTGCAAGCAACGTTCGTGCCGGCATCCATGTTCCGGTGGCAATGGTCGGAGCCACCCTCCCCGCCGTTGGCTTGACGATCAAAGCCGGCGAATTGCGGGGTGTCGCCAGCAACGGAATGATCTGCTCCCTGACCGAGCTGGGCCTCACGGATCAATCAGACGGCATCGCCATCCTTGATGAGCTTCAGGAATCGCTGCCACCAACCGGGGCGCCTGTGGCACCCCTGCTCGGACTCGACGACACCGTTCTGGAGCTGGCCATCACCGCCAATCGCCCTGACGGCCTCTCAATGGTGGGTATCGCTCGCGAGGTGGCAGCCCTGACCGGTGGCAGCCTGAGCCTTCCCGAGCTGGATCTGAATCCCAGCTCCACTCCGCTGAACACAGAACTGGACGGCTGCTTCTACTCGATCACCAGGATCGAGGGTGTGGATGGCTCCAAGCCCTCACCGAACTGGTTGCAGCAGCGTCTCGAGCGCGGTGGTGTGAAAAGCGTGAATGCCGTGGTCGACGTCACCAATCTGGTGATGCTGGAGCAGGGGCAGCCCCTCCACGCCTTTGACGCCGATGCGCTGGAACAACTAACCGGCCAACCGGTGGATGCGAAGAGCTTTGCTGTCCGTCCCGCTCGCGACGGGGAAATCTTCGTTGGCCTTGATGATCAGAAACGTAGCCTCGACAGCCGTGTTCAGGTCGTCACCTGTCATGACAGGCCTGTGGCCATTGCAGGTGTGCTGGGGAGTCTCGAGAGTGGCGTGACCGCCAAAACCCGGAACATCTGGCTGGAATCCGCCCTGTTTGCTGCGCCGCGGGTTCGCCAGTCCGCCCGGGCCCTGGGCTTGCGCACCGATGCCAGCAGCCGCTTCGAAAAGGGGCTACCTGTTGAAATGACCCTGCCATGTTCGGCCCGTGCCTCGGCCTTGTTGAGTCAGGAGTTTTCCTGTGCTGAGAAGGGCCGTTGGGTGGGCGGCACCGGGCCCGCAGAAGCGGCAGCGGTGCTGTTGCGGCGCAGTGCTCTGCATCAACTGCTTGGACCCCTCGATGCTGCTGATGGCCCGGAGGATCTGGATGACTCCAGCATCGAAAACTGCCTGTCAGCCCTGGGTTGCCAGCTCTCGGCCCATGAACAGGGATGGCAGGTGGTTGCGCCGCCCTCAAGACGGCAAGACCTGCAGCGAGAAGTTGATCTAATCGAGGAAGTGGCCCGACTTGTGGGCTTCGATCGGTTCGAGGCCCATCTACCCGATCCGTTGGAGCCCGGTGCCCTCACACCGCGCCAGCAGGCAGAACGGCGCCTGCGGCAGCTGTTCTGTGCCACTGGGCTGCAAGAGGTCACGACCCTGTCACTCGTTCCTGGTTCAGAGCAAGAACAGCGCATCGCCATCAGCAATCCTTTGCTAGCCGACACAAGCCATCTGCGCACCAACCTCTGGGAAGAGCACCTGCAGATTTGTGTTCGCAATCTGAAGGCATCCCAGCGGGGGTGCTCCGTCTTCGAGATCGGCAACACCTACAGCGGTTCCCCGGAAGCCGTCAGCCAGACCGCCGTTCTGGGTGGGGTGATCTGCGGAGATCGACGCCTCTCCACCTGGGCAACCAGTGGCAAGCCACAGGCACCGGACTATTTCCAGGCCCGTGGCGTTCTGACCAGGGTGATGGAGGCCCTGCAGCTGGAGCTGTCAGACCGTCGTCTGATCGACGATGCACGACTGCATCCGGGTCGGGCCGCCACCCTGGTACTGGAAGGCCGTCCCTTGGGCTGTTTCGGTCAACTTCACCCTGCCGTGGCTGAGGAGCTTGATCTTCCTGAAGCCACCTATCTGTTTGAACTCGATCTGGTGCGACTGCTGGATGCAGCCACCCGCAGCAACCGCTGGACGCCGTCCTTCAAGCCCTACCCAACAGTTCCCTTCAGCGAGCGGGATCTTGCCGTGGTGGTCGACCGATCCAGTGCAGCTGCCGATCTGATCCAAGCCATCCGCAAGGCGGGTAAACCTCTTCTGGAACAGGTGGAACTGGTGGATCGCTTTGAGGGCGAGCAGCTTGGCGACAACAAAGTGAGCCAAGCCTTCCGTCTGCGCTATCGCGGCAAGAATGAAACCCTCACCGACGACAAAATTCAGCCCGTTCACGACAAGGTGCGCGCCGCTTTGAGCAAGCAGTTTCAGGCAGAACTCAGGAGCTGA
- the rpmG gene encoding 50S ribosomal protein L33, with amino-acid sequence MAKNKGVRIVITLECTECRSNPAKRSPGVSRYTTEKNRRNTTERLEIKKFCPHCNKATLHKEIK; translated from the coding sequence ATGGCCAAGAACAAGGGCGTCCGGATCGTGATCACTCTCGAGTGCACCGAATGCCGGTCCAATCCCGCCAAGCGTTCACCCGGCGTGTCTCGCTACACGACGGAAAAGAACCGCCGGAACACCACCGAACGGCTGGAGATCAAAAAGTTCTGTCCCCACTGCAACAAGGCCACGCTCCATAAGGAGATCAAGTGA
- the rpsR gene encoding 30S ribosomal protein S18: MSSSFFKKRLSPIKPGDPIDYKDVDLLKKFITERGKILPRRLTGLTAKQQRDLTNAVKRARIVALLPFVNPEG; the protein is encoded by the coding sequence ATGTCCAGCTCCTTCTTCAAGAAGCGTCTCTCGCCGATCAAACCCGGTGATCCCATCGATTACAAGGATGTGGATCTTCTCAAGAAGTTCATCACCGAACGCGGCAAAATTCTTCCCCGTCGCCTCACCGGCCTCACCGCCAAGCAGCAGCGCGATCTCACCAACGCCGTCAAGCGTGCCCGCATCGTTGCCCTTCTGCCGTTCGTGAACCCCGAAGGTTGA
- a CDS encoding ribonuclease catalytic domain-containing protein: MNNSIQPGDTVAVVLKGSPLLGRLLSIKGSKAVLSFGGQRRDQGLPLRDLIAIDPEHLFEQCDLPGPEQVQDSAPSARAVVEAWQLLEMDQPGGMARLSLCELGELVLTPFDLAGLAALWAWLHGSQQLFRWRRDRLIQPLPCEERDSLRRQRRAERQVQQHEKRQLVLLRAERGLSDDERLELGQVWDERFSHWIQLLKDNPAAVGSDLDLQQWSAPLSIGSDAADLRQWLIVRGLLDPNEPIGLRGSVWSRRFPTDLVEEANRLVALSNEELPGDEQRIDLTHLATYSLDDAGTREIDDALSLERRDGVDWIWIHIADPSRLIGIDSPLDQEAKRRATSLYLAEGVMPMLPLELAAGPLSLRSGQRCAALSVAVHLDDDGAVAEQRIARSWIRPRYGLTYTDGDELIELAPPGDEALSDLSRLLIQRMRWRRSKGAVMFDRPEGRFRRSDGTLTLQVIDPSPSRLMVSEAMLLMGAVVASFGKEHNLPLPFRSQPAAELPSSDELNRIPEGPARDAAIKRCLSRGVQGTRPMPHFSLGLEAYVQATSPIRRYADLVAHRQIIAQLSAIAPMDEEHLGEVIDDLDDPLRQSIQISREDQRHWQQVWFAEHQNTVWSAEFLRWLRPQDRLALVYVSDLAMDLVGCVTATAAEPGDALELKVGRADPVRGELQLQLS, translated from the coding sequence TTGAACAATTCCATCCAACCCGGAGACACCGTCGCGGTTGTTCTCAAGGGTTCTCCTCTTCTCGGCCGTCTTCTGTCCATCAAGGGCAGCAAGGCGGTTCTTTCTTTTGGTGGTCAACGTCGTGACCAGGGCCTGCCCCTGCGCGATCTGATTGCCATTGATCCTGAGCATCTCTTCGAACAATGTGACCTGCCTGGCCCTGAGCAGGTGCAGGACAGCGCGCCATCAGCACGGGCCGTCGTCGAGGCCTGGCAGCTGCTGGAAATGGATCAACCTGGGGGCATGGCTCGACTGAGCCTTTGTGAGCTGGGCGAGTTGGTGTTGACCCCGTTCGATCTCGCCGGTCTGGCAGCGCTGTGGGCCTGGCTACATGGAAGCCAACAGTTGTTCCGCTGGCGTCGAGACCGCTTGATCCAACCACTCCCCTGCGAGGAACGGGACAGCCTGCGGCGCCAACGCCGTGCTGAGCGGCAGGTGCAACAGCATGAAAAACGGCAGCTCGTGTTGCTGCGGGCGGAGCGAGGCCTCAGCGACGATGAACGCCTCGAACTGGGCCAGGTTTGGGATGAGCGCTTCAGCCACTGGATTCAGTTGCTGAAAGACAATCCCGCGGCGGTGGGCTCCGACCTGGATCTCCAGCAGTGGTCGGCACCCTTATCGATCGGATCCGATGCAGCCGATCTGCGGCAATGGTTGATCGTGCGTGGGTTGCTCGATCCCAATGAGCCCATTGGTTTGAGAGGCAGCGTCTGGTCTCGTCGTTTTCCCACTGATCTGGTGGAGGAAGCGAATCGCCTTGTTGCTCTGTCGAATGAAGAGCTGCCTGGGGATGAGCAACGCATCGACCTCACGCACCTGGCGACCTACAGCCTGGACGATGCAGGAACCCGCGAAATTGATGACGCTCTCTCCCTGGAGCGTCGTGACGGCGTTGATTGGATCTGGATCCACATCGCTGATCCCAGTCGGCTGATCGGCATTGACTCCCCCCTCGATCAGGAAGCCAAACGTCGGGCCACCAGTTTGTATTTGGCGGAGGGTGTGATGCCCATGCTCCCTCTTGAGCTGGCAGCCGGTCCCCTCAGCCTGCGGTCCGGGCAGCGTTGTGCAGCCTTGAGTGTGGCCGTCCACCTTGATGATGATGGTGCTGTGGCGGAACAACGGATTGCGCGCAGCTGGATCCGACCGCGCTACGGCCTCACTTACACCGATGGTGATGAGCTGATCGAGTTGGCTCCCCCAGGCGATGAAGCCTTGTCGGATCTCTCGCGACTCTTGATTCAGCGCATGCGCTGGCGCCGCTCCAAAGGGGCCGTGATGTTCGACCGACCCGAGGGCCGCTTCCGCCGCAGCGATGGGACGTTGACGCTGCAGGTGATTGACCCGTCACCCTCCCGCCTGATGGTGAGTGAAGCGATGCTGCTGATGGGCGCTGTTGTGGCCAGCTTTGGGAAAGAGCACAACCTGCCACTGCCCTTCCGCAGTCAGCCTGCGGCGGAGCTGCCCTCCAGCGATGAACTCAATCGAATCCCCGAGGGCCCAGCCCGTGATGCGGCGATTAAGCGCTGTTTGAGCCGTGGCGTGCAGGGAACGCGACCCATGCCCCATTTCAGCCTCGGGCTTGAGGCCTATGTGCAGGCGACATCACCGATTCGACGCTATGCCGATCTCGTGGCCCACCGCCAGATCATTGCCCAGCTTTCGGCGATTGCGCCGATGGATGAAGAGCATCTGGGTGAAGTGATCGACGATCTCGATGATCCATTGCGCCAATCCATTCAGATCAGCCGGGAGGATCAACGCCACTGGCAGCAGGTGTGGTTCGCTGAGCATCAGAACACCGTTTGGTCGGCCGAATTCCTGCGCTGGTTGCGGCCGCAGGATCGATTGGCCCTGGTTTATGTCAGCGACCTGGCCATGGATCTGGTCGGTTGTGTGACTGCAACAGCCGCTGAGCCCGGCGACGCTCTTGAACTCAAGGTGGGTCGTGCTGACCCCGTACGCGGTGAGCTGCAGCTTCAGTTGTCCTGA
- a CDS encoding FAD-dependent oxidoreductase, with amino-acid sequence MTQRDVVVWGGGCGGVAAALQSARSGADTTLFTPGPWLGGMVSSAGVCAPDGHELTCWQTGIWGAFLRQLELEEPSGLDQNWVSCFGYRPQTAERILQRWVAAEPKLEWRPHSRLEQVHGQQGRLHSVEIHSANGVETFSADVFVDGSDLGDLLALSSAPFRWGWEAKEIWDEPSAPDQCRLESEAFFQEQPIQSPTWVVMGQLHGDLDPQRADAIPRIPFDQSIASFGIEKTITYGRLPSGLVMLNWPLEGNDWHKGLDRALSADAEVRAELAQEMQGHSKDFLAALSECSGGWIAAGNAFPGEDPSLALMPYWREGRRLMGRSTVTECDLLPMSKGAQRGPLPVDAQGRCTSIAVGTYANDHHYPGEDWPLAQKSVRWGGRWSGTPFCIPFDALISESIPNLVMAEKGFSVSHMANGATRLQPLILNLGQVAGLAAAMAVRQGCAVGDLAVDAIQSALIHEPQAPAAVLPIWDWPLWHPHWVTAQEQGLARPEHLDAKGCLSGPRASTLIPPGVNQAPNQPHEVGLSGVLTGNLQEGYQLQTAEGLSPLITLEPAIHRWLSASDHAGQRVSLRGVKNPWGPWVRITGVLDQDN; translated from the coding sequence ATGACCCAACGCGACGTGGTGGTTTGGGGTGGTGGCTGCGGAGGCGTCGCTGCTGCTCTGCAGAGTGCAAGATCAGGAGCTGACACGACACTGTTCACTCCCGGCCCCTGGTTGGGGGGCATGGTGAGTTCGGCAGGAGTCTGCGCCCCGGATGGCCATGAACTGACTTGTTGGCAGACCGGGATCTGGGGCGCATTTCTGCGGCAGCTGGAGTTGGAGGAGCCGAGCGGGCTCGACCAGAACTGGGTGAGTTGTTTCGGATACAGGCCGCAAACGGCCGAACGGATCCTGCAACGCTGGGTGGCTGCCGAGCCCAAGCTGGAGTGGCGTCCCCACAGCAGGCTCGAGCAGGTTCACGGCCAGCAGGGCCGCCTCCATTCCGTGGAGATCCACAGCGCAAATGGTGTCGAGACCTTCTCCGCCGATGTGTTTGTTGACGGCAGTGACCTGGGTGATCTGCTTGCCCTGTCCTCGGCTCCTTTCCGCTGGGGTTGGGAAGCAAAGGAGATCTGGGATGAACCCAGTGCACCCGATCAGTGCAGGCTCGAGAGCGAAGCCTTCTTTCAAGAACAACCCATTCAGTCACCCACCTGGGTGGTGATGGGTCAGTTGCATGGGGATCTCGATCCGCAGCGCGCGGATGCGATCCCGCGGATTCCGTTTGATCAGAGCATCGCCAGCTTCGGCATCGAGAAAACCATCACCTATGGCCGTCTGCCCAGCGGCCTGGTCATGCTGAATTGGCCCCTGGAGGGCAACGACTGGCACAAAGGTCTCGATCGAGCTCTCAGTGCGGATGCCGAGGTTCGTGCAGAGCTGGCTCAAGAGATGCAGGGGCACAGCAAGGATTTCCTCGCGGCGCTGTCGGAATGCAGCGGTGGTTGGATCGCTGCAGGGAACGCTTTTCCAGGTGAAGACCCCAGCCTGGCGTTGATGCCGTACTGGCGGGAAGGTCGGCGGCTGATGGGTCGATCAACGGTCACGGAATGCGACCTCTTGCCGATGTCCAAGGGAGCCCAGCGGGGACCTCTACCGGTTGATGCCCAGGGACGCTGCACCAGCATCGCTGTGGGCACCTACGCCAATGACCATCACTACCCCGGTGAGGACTGGCCCCTCGCACAGAAAAGTGTGCGTTGGGGAGGGCGTTGGAGCGGTACGCCCTTCTGCATCCCCTTCGATGCCTTGATCTCAGAATCGATTCCCAACCTTGTGATGGCGGAGAAAGGCTTCAGCGTCAGCCATATGGCCAATGGGGCAACGCGGTTGCAGCCTTTGATCCTCAATCTGGGCCAGGTGGCGGGTCTTGCAGCGGCCATGGCCGTTCGCCAGGGCTGTGCCGTTGGTGATCTGGCGGTTGATGCCATCCAGTCAGCACTGATCCACGAGCCCCAAGCCCCTGCGGCAGTGCTCCCGATCTGGGACTGGCCGCTTTGGCATCCGCACTGGGTTACAGCTCAGGAGCAGGGCTTGGCTCGACCTGAACACCTGGATGCGAAGGGCTGCCTTTCAGGCCCACGGGCCAGCACGCTCATTCCCCCCGGCGTGAACCAGGCGCCAAACCAGCCTCATGAGGTCGGTCTCAGTGGCGTGCTCACAGGCAACCTTCAGGAGGGCTATCAATTGCAAACCGCAGAAGGACTCTCGCCCCTGATCACGCTGGAACCCGCCATTCACCGCTGGCTTTCCGCCTCGGATCACGCCGGCCAAAGGGTGAGTCTGCGCGGCGTAAAAAATCCATGGGGTCCGTGGGTGCGGATCACAGGGGTTCTGGATCAGGACAACTGA
- the metG gene encoding methionine--tRNA ligase, whose protein sequence is MPYTLTTPLYYVNDRPHLGSTYTTLACDALARFERLRLETVTFVTGVDEHGQKIQRTAERQQLSPQDHCDRVSSRYRDLWNQWGISHDRFVRTTNPRHLELVEQFYERVKASGDIVVGKQTGWYCVDCEEYKDDPAEAQSPSCSIHRKPLEWRDEENLFFRLSRYQSAIEELVARDDFIAPASRRQEVRNFVGQGLRDFSISRVNVSWGLPVPDHPGHTFYVWFDALLGYLTALLDDGEAVSLDRLASCGWPASVHVIGKDILRFHAVFWPAMCMSAGLPVPQKVFGHGFLTREGQKMGKSLGNVLDPELLLERCGTDAVRWYLLRDIQFGDDGDFQQQRFVDLVNNDLANTIGNLLNRTSSMARKWFDDGVPPAGAASSADHPLAIKAAESVSTVIEAMPQFAFKTAAESILQLAIAANGHLNDTAPWSRMKEPGQEASVAEDLFAVLETTRIVGLLLAPLLPDLSERILAQLGQSLDQNNWSNQLNWGRLSGGSALPKPTPVMQRLELDEPL, encoded by the coding sequence ATGCCCTACACCCTTACGACTCCGCTCTATTACGTCAACGATCGTCCCCATCTGGGCAGCACCTACACGACCCTCGCCTGTGACGCCCTGGCTCGCTTCGAGCGACTCCGGCTGGAGACGGTGACCTTCGTGACCGGTGTTGATGAGCACGGTCAGAAGATTCAACGCACGGCAGAACGTCAGCAGCTGAGCCCCCAAGATCATTGCGATCGCGTCAGCAGCCGCTACCGCGATCTCTGGAATCAGTGGGGGATTTCCCACGATCGCTTCGTGCGCACCACCAACCCGCGCCACTTGGAGTTGGTGGAGCAGTTCTACGAACGGGTCAAGGCATCCGGCGACATCGTTGTTGGCAAGCAAACCGGCTGGTACTGCGTTGATTGCGAGGAATACAAGGACGATCCGGCCGAAGCCCAGTCGCCTTCCTGTTCGATCCACCGCAAGCCTCTGGAATGGCGCGATGAGGAGAACCTCTTTTTTCGGCTCTCCCGCTATCAATCCGCGATTGAGGAGTTGGTGGCTCGGGATGACTTCATCGCGCCTGCCAGCAGACGACAGGAAGTGCGCAACTTCGTCGGCCAAGGCTTGCGTGACTTCTCCATTTCACGGGTGAATGTGTCCTGGGGTCTTCCAGTACCCGACCATCCCGGTCACACCTTTTACGTCTGGTTTGATGCCCTGCTGGGATATCTCACAGCACTTCTCGACGACGGCGAAGCGGTGTCACTGGACCGGCTTGCCTCTTGCGGTTGGCCCGCCTCCGTGCACGTGATCGGCAAGGACATCCTTCGCTTTCATGCTGTCTTCTGGCCTGCCATGTGCATGTCTGCAGGACTGCCGGTGCCGCAAAAGGTGTTTGGCCATGGCTTCCTCACCCGGGAGGGCCAGAAGATGGGCAAATCCCTTGGCAATGTGTTGGACCCGGAATTGTTGCTGGAGCGATGCGGCACCGATGCCGTTCGTTGGTATCTCCTGCGCGACATCCAATTCGGAGACGACGGAGATTTTCAACAACAACGCTTTGTGGATCTCGTCAACAACGACCTCGCCAACACCATCGGCAACTTGCTTAACCGCACCTCGTCGATGGCCCGCAAATGGTTCGATGACGGCGTTCCCCCGGCAGGAGCAGCCTCAAGTGCTGACCATCCCCTGGCTATCAAGGCTGCGGAATCCGTCAGCACGGTGATTGAGGCGATGCCGCAGTTTGCGTTCAAGACAGCCGCCGAGTCGATTCTTCAGTTGGCAATTGCCGCGAACGGCCATCTCAATGACACAGCTCCCTGGAGTCGCATGAAGGAACCCGGTCAAGAGGCGAGCGTTGCCGAAGATTTGTTCGCAGTGCTGGAAACCACCCGGATTGTTGGCCTTCTGCTTGCCCCGCTGCTGCCCGACCTCAGCGAAAGGATTCTTGCCCAGCTCGGGCAAAGCTTGGATCAAAACAACTGGTCGAATCAGCTGAATTGGGGCAGGCTGAGCGGCGGTTCTGCGCTGCCGAAGCCAACACCGGTGATGCAGCGGTTGGAACTGGATGAACCCCTCTAA
- the lptC gene encoding LPS export ABC transporter periplasmic protein LptC — MLGRLSRSGLTAALVASALLTACTTRRPITVEPTPSFVFRSLDLSQRTDDGNRDWDLSSPEARYDLSSRTIRARRPEGVLYRDDQPHYRITADLATVLRDGELVVLEGSVQLRQLNQRGLTIEGDNLIWTPSQSRMVINQRPTANDGQTQIRSRELAFQQDTEVLVFSGPTQLNRVDETSAASTVVRGGSGTWNLKSGLMQAPGPVEAVRSDGRTLNASGLDGNTRKGYLDLQQPVMLVLENERGRITAGRTRWLFSAKQLQSDQPLQADLKNSKVQGGGFKLDERTGTVIISRDCRVEQKSETLTARRCAWNWRSERVVADGDVVLQRTKPEQITRASRMEAKLSDDGEIRFGQSGARVESRIKLSPAAQEKPRRPQVSF; from the coding sequence ATGCTGGGTCGGTTGTCGCGTAGTGGTTTGACGGCTGCCCTTGTGGCGAGTGCATTGCTGACCGCTTGCACGACACGTCGGCCAATCACGGTTGAACCCACGCCTTCCTTCGTGTTTCGATCGCTGGATTTGAGTCAACGGACCGACGACGGCAACCGTGACTGGGATCTCAGCAGCCCCGAGGCGCGTTACGACCTGAGCAGTCGAACCATCCGTGCACGACGTCCTGAGGGCGTTCTCTATCGCGACGATCAACCGCACTACCGGATCACTGCTGATCTCGCCACGGTGTTGAGAGATGGAGAGCTCGTCGTTCTTGAAGGATCGGTTCAGCTGCGGCAGTTGAACCAACGGGGGCTGACGATTGAGGGAGACAATCTGATTTGGACGCCATCGCAGTCGCGGATGGTGATCAATCAACGGCCAACGGCCAATGATGGCCAGACGCAAATTCGATCCCGCGAGCTGGCCTTCCAGCAGGACACCGAGGTGCTGGTGTTCAGCGGCCCGACCCAGCTGAACCGTGTTGATGAAACAAGTGCTGCTTCAACAGTGGTGCGCGGTGGCAGCGGAACCTGGAATCTGAAGAGCGGTTTGATGCAGGCGCCTGGTCCGGTGGAGGCCGTGCGCAGTGATGGCCGAACGCTCAACGCATCGGGCCTGGATGGCAATACCCGCAAGGGTTACCTCGACCTTCAACAACCGGTCATGCTTGTGCTCGAAAACGAACGGGGAAGGATCACTGCCGGACGGACGCGTTGGCTGTTTTCGGCGAAGCAACTTCAATCCGATCAACCCCTTCAGGCTGATTTGAAAAACAGCAAAGTGCAGGGCGGGGGATTCAAGCTTGATGAACGCACTGGCACTGTGATCATTTCCAGGGACTGTCGCGTGGAGCAGAAGTCGGAAACGCTTACGGCTCGCAGGTGTGCATGGAACTGGCGCAGTGAACGGGTTGTGGCTGATGGTGATGTGGTTCTTCAGCGAACCAAGCCTGAGCAGATCACGCGGGCATCACGCATGGAAGCCAAGCTCTCTGATGATGGCGAGATCCGTTTCGGCCAATCCGGAGCGAGGGTTGAATCCAGGATCAAGCTGAGTCCGGCAGCACAGGAGAAACCTCGCCGGCCCCAAGTGTCGTTCTGA